CCATGGAATTGTCGATCACCTCGGCGAAGAGGTGGTGCATGGCCTTGTCGTCGGTGCCGCCGATATACATGCCCGGGCGCCGCCGGACCGGCTCCAGCCCCTCCAGCACCTCGATGTCGGCGGCGCTGTAGCTTTCGCTCGCATCCTTCGGCGCCACCGTCTGCTGGCGGGTGGCGGCGGGCCGCGGCGCGGCAGGCCGGCGTTCGACGGCCGCCTTGTCCTGAGGCTGCGCCCGTTCGAGCGCGGCGAAGAGGTCTGTGCTGTCGTTCATGCTGTGCAGATATCCGGTCAGCGAATCACATTCAATACTGCCACGGACAGCCCGGACGACGAAATCGGTTCCTGTTCCGTTCGGCTTCTTGTCCCCGACATTTCATGTCATTGTGGTGACGATCCGCTGACCGGTCCGGCGCCATGAGGAGGCGTCGATCCGATCCACGGGCGAAACGGCTCTTCTTGCCCGACGCCCATGCGTCCGCTAAGCACGTCGCGGGGACGCGAAACACGAGGTTTGATGGGCGATGACGCCATCGCGACTTGCCGCGCTCAGCGCCTGTTTCCTTGCCGCGACGGCGCTCGGCGCCTGTTCCACGTCCGGCATCAGTGCCTCCGACATGCTGACGCTCGCGCCGGTCGAGACGCCGCAGCAGATGGCGGTCGCGGCCGAACAGCCCGAAGTCCCCGCCGACGAGCCGGCCCCGCCGGTATCGCTCGCCGCCGTCGGCTCCGATGCCGCCAGACTGGCCTCCGATGCGGCGAAGGCCGCGGTCGAGGCGGTGAAGGGCGTCGCCGAAGCGCCCGCACCGGCGCCGACGAAGGAAGCCGCGCCGGATCCCGCCGCCAACGCCTTCGTGGAACCCGCACCGGCCGCCGCCGCGGTGGAGGTCGCCTTCGCCCCGAAGAGCGCGCACCTGCCTGACGAACGGGCAAAGCTCGACCGCCTGATCTCGCATTATGCCGATGCCTACGACGTGCCCAAGGACCTCGTGCACCGCGTCGTCCGGCGCGAGAGCAACTATCGCCCCACCGCCTACAACAGCGGAAACTGGGGCCTGATGCAGATCCGCCATGCGACCGCCAGAGGCCTCGGCTACGACGGCAAGGCGGAGGGACTGCTGGATCCCGAAACCAACCTCCGCTACGCCGTCCGCTACCTGCGCGGGGCCTACATCGTCGCCGGCGGCGACAAGGATCACGCCATCCGCCTCTATCAGCGCGGCTACTACTACGACGCCAAGCGCGCCGGCCTGCTCGACGAGACCGGCCTCGGCCGCGACCGGGTCCGCCGCCGCCAGCCCGGCTGACGCGGACCGTCGGGCCGTCAGGTCAGCTTTCTGATTTCCGAATGGCTCTTGAGGACGCGCGCGCCGTCCTCCTGCTCGATCATGTAGGCGGGTTCGTCGGCCGAAGCGTGCCGCTTCACCTCCGTTCCCTTGATGGTGCGCGAAACGTCGTGCTCGAAGACGCGGGC
The nucleotide sequence above comes from Aquibium microcysteis. Encoded proteins:
- a CDS encoding DUF2945 domain-containing protein, which translates into the protein MDRYDEGTRVSWRWGAHTAKGRIARVFEHDVSRTIKGTEVKRHASADEPAYMIEQEDGARVLKSHSEIRKLT
- a CDS encoding lytic transglycosylase domain-containing protein — encoded protein: MTPSRLAALSACFLAATALGACSTSGISASDMLTLAPVETPQQMAVAAEQPEVPADEPAPPVSLAAVGSDAARLASDAAKAAVEAVKGVAEAPAPAPTKEAAPDPAANAFVEPAPAAAAVEVAFAPKSAHLPDERAKLDRLISHYADAYDVPKDLVHRVVRRESNYRPTAYNSGNWGLMQIRHATARGLGYDGKAEGLLDPETNLRYAVRYLRGAYIVAGGDKDHAIRLYQRGYYYDAKRAGLLDETGLGRDRVRRRQPG